Proteins co-encoded in one Ruegeria sp. YS9 genomic window:
- a CDS encoding Lrp/AsnC family transcriptional regulator, with translation MDNIDQRILHELEANGRLSIVELAARVNLTNTPCSERVKRLEKNGYIKGYSAIVDKERMGLALLTVVQVSLTATAEQSLDKFNEAVRDVPEIESCLMVAGSFDYLLTVRTRDIAHFRMILGEKINKLPGIHQTSSFTVMEAVKEPVGQRVSGL, from the coding sequence TTGGACAATATCGATCAGCGCATCCTGCACGAGCTTGAGGCCAATGGCCGGCTCTCAATAGTTGAGCTTGCGGCGCGCGTAAACCTTACAAACACGCCCTGTTCGGAACGCGTGAAACGGCTGGAAAAGAACGGCTATATCAAGGGCTACAGCGCCATCGTCGACAAAGAGAGAATGGGGCTGGCCCTTCTGACCGTCGTACAGGTGTCGCTGACCGCAACGGCCGAGCAATCCCTGGATAAATTCAACGAGGCCGTACGCGATGTGCCGGAAATCGAAAGCTGCCTGATGGTGGCAGGGTCGTTCGATTACCTGCTGACTGTCCGCACCCGCGATATCGCGCATTTCCGGATGATACTGGGTGAGAAAATCAACAAGCTGCCCGGGATTCACCAAACCAGCTCTTTCACGGTCATGGAAGCCGTGAAAGAGCCTGTTGGCCAACGGGTGTCCGGGCTTTGA